The following nucleotide sequence is from Nesterenkonia xinjiangensis.
TCGCCGCTGCGACCACCGGACAGACCGACGACGGGTCCGGCGAGAGCTCCCACGGATCCGGCAGCTCCTCCGCGAAGGATGACTCCACGAGGGGTGCCACCGAGGAGGAGCCGAGCTCAGGGCGTCGTCGCCGCGGACGCAAGCCGCGTCGGGCCACCGGCGGAGGTCGCGTGGACGTCGACGAGGCCTCGGGCGCTCAGGACTCCTCCGGGGCTGGCTCCGGAGACGGCTCCGGGACGCGTTCCGGGAACCGCACGTCCGGCGAAGTCGAGACCCCGGTGCTCACCATCGGGGGAGAGCCGGTGCCGGTGCCGCGCGGTGAGGCTGGCGGTGCGGCACAGACCACCAAGGCGACCGAAGACGACGCCGAGAAGCGCCCGGTCTCGCTGGACTCGCTGGACGAGGCGCTGGCTTCGCGTTCCGGCGACAACGCTGCGGCAGAGCAGGAGGGGTCCACGGGCTCCTCGGCCGGACGCCCGAAGGGGCGCCGTCGTCGGCGGGCTGCCGGCTCGGCTCAGGGTGCCGGCGGCGAGGTGCGGGAGGTGTCCGCCGAGGTCTCCGGACCCAGCCGCACCTTCAGCAGCACCGCTGCCGGGTCCTCGAAGGCTCCGGAGCCCTCCGCTGCCGCGGAGGAGCCGGTGATGCTCGGTGTCGGGGTCAGCGCTGAGAAGCTCAATCAGGGCGCCGCGGGCCCCCGTGATCAGGATGCGGAGGCCGTCGGTGGATCGGGGAAGAGGGGCGACGACGACGGGGATGTCGCCACCTCGGAGTGACAGGCGTGTCGCAGGGCTGTCCGGTTGCTGCAGGGCGCTTCTTCCCGTAAAGTAGATCCCTGGTGTCATCGGCACCAGCACGTCTTCTGCGCTCGGAAGCGAACGAGTACACCGGCAGTCCGACGACCCGCACGCCTGAGCTCCTCAGCCGTTCTGCGAGTCCCGCCTGGCCGTCGTCGAGTCCTCGTCTCCGACCAGATCAAGAATTTGACCGTATTTGTCATCGAGAGAAGTGAGTCCCAAGTGGTGTACGCGATTGTCCGCGCTGGCGGCCGCCAGGAGAAGGTTTCCGTCGGAGACCTCGTGACCCTTGACCGCGTCCCGGGCGAGGCAGGCAGCACCATTGAGCTGCCGGCAGTGATGCTGGTGGACGGGGACGAGGTCACCACCGCGGCCGACGACCTGGCCAAGGTCACTGTGACTGCCGAGGTCCTGGAGAACATCCGCGGCACGAAGGTGGTCATCCACAAGTTCAAGAACAAGACCGGCTACCACAAGCGCCAGGGTCACCGTTCTGAGCTGACCCGTGTGAAGGTCACCTCCATCGCCTGAGCGGCGCCGGAACGACGACGCACGCTCAACCCGTTCAACAACCCACTCAGCTGAGAGGCAGGCAGTCCCATGGCACATAAGAAGGGTGCGAGCTCGACTCGCAACGGTCGTGACTCGAACGCACAGCGCCTCGGCGTGAAGCGCTTCGGGGGCCAGGCCGTCAACGCCGGCGAGATCCTGATCCGCCAGCGCGGCACCAAGTTCCACCCCGGCACCAACGTCGGACGCGGCGGGGACGACACCCTGTTCGCCCTGGCTGACGGCGCTGTGGAGTTCGGTAGCCGTCGCGGCCGCAAGGTCGTCAACATCGTCCCAGCCGCACAGTGAGTGCGGCGCCGGGCTGAGCTGGGCGCCACGCGTCCCGCGGGCCCGGCGACTGAACGACACGAGATCGAGGACGGGCCGACACGGTCCGTCCTCGATCTGTCTTAACAGCCGGTCGAGCACCGGTGCACCGGCCCTGACAGGAGCATCACCATGGCACACTTCGTCGATCGCGTCGTGCTGCACGCCTTCGGCGGTGACGGGGGACACGGCTGCGTGTCCGTCCACCGCGAGAAGTTCAAGCCGCTCGGCGGACCCGACGGCGCCGACGGCGGTGACGGCGGTGACGTCGTCCTCGTGGTCGACCCGCAGACGACCACGCTGCTCGACTACCACCATCGGCCGCATCGGCGCGCCGAGAACGGCGGCGTCGGGCAGGGAGGACTGCGGCACGG
It contains:
- the rpmA gene encoding 50S ribosomal protein L27, which encodes MAHKKGASSTRNGRDSNAQRLGVKRFGGQAVNAGEILIRQRGTKFHPGTNVGRGGDDTLFALADGAVEFGSRRGRKVVNIVPAAQ
- the rplU gene encoding 50S ribosomal protein L21; translated protein: MVYAIVRAGGRQEKVSVGDLVTLDRVPGEAGSTIELPAVMLVDGDEVTTAADDLAKVTVTAEVLENIRGTKVVIHKFKNKTGYHKRQGHRSELTRVKVTSIA